The sequence TTCTGCAAAAACAACCTTTGCTTGGGTGATGCGGACAAATAAAAATATCATCAAATCCAAAGGCGATTAGCTCTTCGACAAAATCTTCCGTAGCAGCTTTTCCTGCTGAAATCCCTGGCTGGTTGGTAAACGAAAATACCTTTATACCATTCTCTTTTAAGTTACCGATCACATCCTGTGCAAAAGGAAACAACTTAAATTTCCCTGGATAATGTACAGTGTCGTCCCCACCAATTGTGCCATCCCGATCTAGAAATACAGCTTTTATTTCTTTTAAATTGTTCATAATACGAATTCCTCTTTTATCATGCGGGCCACTTCATCACCATTCAAGTTAGTATTATCTATCCTCAGATAATTTTCGTGTTTTATTTCTCCTTGCTCTGAATTCAATCGATGTATATCCAAGGAGCTTAGTAGATTTTCTTCTGATTGTTTTATATTTCGCTTCGTCGGCTTTTGTTCCAGCCGGTTAGGTGTTTTATTTCGTTTAAGACGTTCTTCTACATTTGCTTCTAACTCTACAAAATATATGTCAGCACCTTGTGAGCTAAATATGGTGCATATATTCTCAACAAACTCCCAATCTTCTTTTTCATTAAATGCCCAGACATACGTAAAGATTATGCCATACTTATCACTTTTAGCATACTGCTTAAAAATCTCTTCACGGAACAGCGTTGATAACCTCCACATGTCAGAGCTGAAATCAAAAAATGGTGTTAGCATATCAATGGTCATGTGGTTATGAAATAATTTCAAATCGGTTATTCTCGTCAGTTCTTGCCCTACTGTCATTTTCCCAACTGCCTGGGGACCGAATACTAAAACAAATTTCATGAGCGCTCATCCTTTTTACACGTTTATATAATAGATAGAATCATACAGAATTTGTTATAGATTATCAACCCTACTGTACCACATCATCAGTGCATGATCTCGATAATGTATTGATCATCTATTTGTTTTCCTGCGCATTAAATATTTGCCCATAAATCCTGTTATGCCGGATATAGCCGCTCCAATTCCAGATAGTACTAAAATGCTCCGCTCTTTTTTCCTTCTTAAAAATTTCTGCCAAAAGCATGATTAGTCCTGATACAAACCCTATAGGAAACAATATCGATATTATTCCTGGTATCGCTCAGCAGATACGCAAAGGCCCCCAGCATCGCAACACCATACCCGACAACAAAAGCCATCCTACCGCAACCTTTCAAAAATTTTTACATGTTTGAACATTCAGCAATCTTCTTCAGTGCCCTTGCCCGAGTTGCAATAAATCGGCGCATATATTTCTCTAAAAATAATTTGTCAGCTAAAACGCCGATGAAGCCAAGTGATGACTTATACTGGAAACGATCAATCATGACAGCACCGTCTTCTTTCTCGATAAATTCGTGTGTATGTGTAAAGGAGTGGAAAATCCCCTTCACCATAACATCTACAAATTGATGCGGCCTTTCTATTACGGTTACTTTAGCTGTCAGTCTTTGCTTCACACCGAAATGCACCGCTTCCCAAGTAACAGTATCACCTTGTTCTAATAGTCCTTCCGTCACTCCCCCAACAGCTCTTTCCTTTGTCTTCAGAGTCGTTTGTGTATGGATATCTACATTTCTTGCTAGATCAAAGCACCTTTCTACCGATGTTTCTATAAATTGGTGATGTATTATGACAGGCATAGCTATTCTCCTTAAAAAATTGTTCCATTTACAATCATGTTTTCCGAATTTGGCTTCATCAAAGAATGTATTCAAGCAAAAACATATACACAGTTACAGCGAGAATAAAAACCGTTGTTAATAGGAGTGATATGAAATATTCTTTCTTACGAGTTACGATCATTTCAACAACCCGTACAACAAACGTTAACCCTAAGCAAAAGAGCATACCAATCATCAATGAAGTGGAAGGATCAATTGACACATCTGACCTTGATAAAGCAGATATAGAGACGAATAATAATCGAAGAGCAATAAATATCGTTAAGCCGCTAAAAAAGATATCCAAAACTAAAAACGTCTTATTTCGCTCTTCAAACTGTTTTTTGATCTTTCGTAACAAATCCAACATAACTCTCTCCAATCATCACAAAAACTCACACAATTTTTAATAACCTTGGCACGTTGAATTATTTAAGAATCTCTTTTTATTTCACCAAATCACACAACATAGGCACTTGTTCGATTAGAACATCCTGATCTGACCGCCATTCGAATTTTGGTCCAACACCCCCGTATTCCAACGATACCACCCATGGCTCTGGCCAGTCTCCATCTTTTACTCGTTGCATAACCCATCGAGCCAACTCCCAATCATCTTTTGTCATTGGCATGCTGTCACGAAGACGTCCCTTTTCATCTGCTTGTATCCCGGTGATATGTAGTTCTTTAAGCTGTTTAACAGGGAATTGCGAAATGTATTCTTTCACATCATAACCAAGACATTTGGAAGTCAGTTGGGCGTGCGCTGTATCGAGCAGAAGTCCACATCCAGTCTGATCAACAATTTCACTGATGATTGCTGGATCTATTATTGCCTGCATCGTATTCTCACCTTGACCTCTGCAAACAATATTCTCCATTATCACGTTTTCAATCCCTACTTTTTCGGCAACAATTTCTATATCCTTTACTGCTGCATCTACAATTCTATTAACTAAAGAAGGACTTGATGAAAAAATGTCTGTATTCGGATAATCCTTCGCATATGCAACGGCATGCACATTAATGTATGGTGTGTTGGACTGCTCTCTTAATTCTTTAACGTTTTTCCAATTTACTTTGTCCATTTGTCCATCACCAGCATTTAATCCGAAGTGTATGTAGCATGGATTAGTCTTTTCTGCATTTTCAATTAATTCATTACTAAAGTCTGGACATTTAAAATAATCTATATCTATTACAGAATCTCTTACTAACCTCTCAGCTTCTACAGAATAATTAACAGCTAGCTTCATATTTTCTTCTCCACCTCCAAAACAAATTCACTTCTGTATTGCCTCGTGCGGCAATACCGCATGTACCCCTTTCACTCCATTAACAATTTGAGTAATGCACAGGTCCATTACAATGCTGGCAAGCGTATAAGCTTCTTTTCGTTCCAATTCGTAAAGTTCCTCCATCAGATCTAACATGCCATCTATCGCAATCATGCACGCTTCCTCTAAATCTTCATGAAAACCGAAAGTAATCCAGCCAGTTGGGGTCTCCGCACGAGGCATCGTTAACGTTCTATCTTTGCAGAGCGTGAACGTTAAATCGACCAGATCCATCGGACATTCCACGGCCTGACTACTTATTTCTCCATCTCCTTGTGCTGCATGACCGTCTCCAACTGAAAACAATCCGCCTGATACAGGAATAGGCAAATATATGGTGCTTCCTGCGACTAACTCTTTACAGTCGATATTACCTCCACAAAACCGAGGTGGAATGGTAGAATGTATGCCTGATTTGTTTGGTGGCATTCCCATCGTCCCCATAAAAGGACTTAATGATATCGTGTGATTCTCCTGGCTCCTACCTAGCATTTGTTCGACATCTAACGACCAGTTCAAGTGATACACTTGTTGTTCTTCTAGTCCGAGACGTTTCTTCACATGGGTTGGACCGCCAGCAAAACTCCACCCCCATGAAGATGGACGAATTTCGTTTATATTCACTTGGAGAACCATCCCCGGTTCTGCCCCTTTAATGGCGACGGGACCACAGAGAGCATGACCTTGATCAACCATAGGATCTTTCGGTTCAAAAACTCTTCTTTTTTGCTCCTTGAATGGTTCCAGGCCCCATAAGGCATCAAGGGTGGCGTAACGTACCGTGTCTCCGGAGTTTATCGTAAGTACTGGCTTAAAGTCTTTCGAAAAAGAACCGTGAAGCGTTTCTTTACTTGGATTTATATAATAAATAGCCATAATCCTTAACTCCTTAAATGTAATCCTTTCCCAGCTCTAAACCTTTGGATACAATCTATTAAAAAATCTCGATCTTCCGGAAAACTTAAATCTAATTTCTTCAAGTCCTCTATACTTTTCCAGTCAATATCATAAATTAAATGATAGGGATCTTGAATCATTCTTTCCCCACCAACAATGCTCACTAAATAATAATGAACTTCAACCGCTATTCCAATTTCCTTATTTTCGCCTTTTTTCACCTGTAATTTATCAGCGATCTCAACAATAAATCCTGTTTCTTCGCTCACTTCTCTCTTACAGCATTCCTCAAAAGATTCCTCTATTTCTAGTCCGCCAGATGGTACTGACCATTTTTTAACTTCCTCTGGCTTGCCTTGTAACACCATAAGTAATTTATTTTCTTCATTGATACATACACCTGACGCACCGAACCATTTTCGCATGACTAAAAACTCCTTCGCACTAATAATCTGATTCAATCATTTCGAGATGCTGATGTTAACTGCCAAGCATTGTACAATTCCTCCACTGTTGTGTACCGCTCAGCTCTGGCCGGATTAACCGCCTTCCATGCAACATCGTACAGTTCTTGACTTGCCTCCCATTTTGATAAGGAACGGTTCTGTTCACCACCGAGTAATCCAAAGGCAACAGCCCCCATATTAAATACATTCGTTCTTTCATCGATAGCTGCACCCATTTCAAATTCTTCTGGTGACATAAACCGCGAGGATCCCCACAGTCTTCCCATGTTGTTTGTGAACGGTTTTTGTTTATATAAATCAATGTCACAAATTTTCGTTACATTATTTTCAAAATCATATAAAATGCTGCCATCATAAAAATCAACTGCAACATATTGTTGTTTTTCGACAAAGACATGAAATGCTAAGATGTTTTGGAAGGCAGCTAATCGTTGTTTAACCGGCAATTGTTTAAAACGGAAATACGGTGAATCAGGATGAGAATATTTATCTGGTGGAGGAAAAGACCAAGGAGAGTGTAGACATTCACCATCAAACCAATCAAATACCAATGCATAACCTTGTTCCACTTCAAAATAATCAATCAGCTTCACAAGGTGTTTGTGCTGTAGATTTTCATAAGTTGCAATCGAATCTCTTAATCGTGTAACAGCATCTTCCGGTAGACCGCTATATTCTTTTGTTCTAGCTCCTGCATATTTCACGAATCTCTTAACCCCGTCTTGTTCAATGCCGAAGCAAATATTTCCTGAATCTTGCTCATCAAATACAGCGAAAACTTCTCCTATAGCAGTTAACCAGTCAAAATTATGTATTTCTTTAAGATCGAAGGATACTTTATCTAACGTTATACACTCGTTCATATATAACCTCCCGTTATCCTATAATCGGCAGCCTTTTGTCTGATAATATATCATTGATAATCATCCTATGTTCTGTGAATATATTATCCGGCAATTCTTGCAATGAGAAGAATTTATTTTGTAAGGATTCACTGTTACTGCTGATGAGTTCACCACTATACCGCTTACAAATAAAGGATATTAAAACTGGTGATACCTGGTCACCGTTCGAGAATGTTTTGTCATATTGCGGACCAGAGTATATCGCAAACAACTCCATCTCACCTAATTGGAGCCCTGTCTCCTCATAGACCTCTCTTTTGGCGGCATCTTGAACACTTTCCCCTAACTCCATAAATCCACCCGGAAGTCCCCATTGCCCGTTATCCGAACGTTGTTGCAACAGTACGCTGCCTTCTTCATCAAAAACAATGGCGCCTGCTACTACCATCAGTATTTTTTCATTTCCGACCATTGATCTTACATGTTTTATGTAATCCATATTTGGCTATCCCTTCCTCATCATTCTCTATACATTAATTTACCATGTATAATGATAATTTTAATACTAGTAAATTATTTTGAGCGTACCACTCTTCTAATCACTTCATCTATCAACCAAAAGAAAATAGCTGTAATAGTGGCAAAGAGCGTAACAAAATTTATATCTATTACTAACAAAGAAAACAGTGTTGCACCCATTGGAAATAGCAATCCAAATAATATACCAAAAAAGATATGTACAAGAAATGCAAACCAAGTCCGCAGCTTCCCGGTAAATCGTTTACATAAAAAATCGGACAAAAATGTCACCGGAACCCCGTACACTAATATAATTGGTGAGGTCCACAAACTGAATACTCCAGTCATCACCATCAATTCGCGAGGCTGTTTCCATTCACCAAATATTATTGCAAAAATAAAACATAAAGATATAGGAGTGGCTAATAAGAGTGTTATCAGTTTTCTTTTTATCATTCTCAGAACTCCCTCTGCCAATTGAGTTCACACTGCTACCTTAGAAAAGGATCTTCCGTACCAATTTTATCATATAATTACATAAATATGTTAATTATCAACTAAAAAAGACGATCACCGTTTGATCGTCTTTTTAGATAATTTATTTTAAGAAGATTGAATGAAACCCTCTTACCAATACTATAAATAAACATCACAACTATTAATTTTTTTGCCATGATAATTACTAGAACTTTAAAGTTGCTAATATCTACTAGTAACATTTTCCGGTAAGTCCATTGAGACACTTTCCGACTGAATTGATTTTAACAGGTTTCGACGAGACCATCCCACAACGCATCTCGCATAAACTTGCTCGGCTCCCCTACACTATACAACTGCAAATCATGCATCGCTCTCGTACAGGCAGTATAGAAAATTCTGCGCAAGCTTTCGTCATTATATATATGCTCCGAAGCATCATAAATAATCACGGCATCAAACTCAATCCCTTTGGAGAGATAGGATGG is a genomic window of Gracilibacillus salinarum containing:
- a CDS encoding acetamidase/formamidase family protein, which translates into the protein MAIYYINPSKETLHGSFSKDFKPVLTINSGDTVRYATLDALWGLEPFKEQKRRVFEPKDPMVDQGHALCGPVAIKGAEPGMVLQVNINEIRPSSWGWSFAGGPTHVKKRLGLEEQQVYHLNWSLDVEQMLGRSQENHTISLSPFMGTMGMPPNKSGIHSTIPPRFCGGNIDCKELVAGSTIYLPIPVSGGLFSVGDGHAAQGDGEISSQAVECPMDLVDLTFTLCKDRTLTMPRAETPTGWITFGFHEDLEEACMIAIDGMLDLMEELYELERKEAYTLASIVMDLCITQIVNGVKGVHAVLPHEAIQK
- a CDS encoding AAA family ATPase — its product is MKFVLVFGPQAVGKMTVGQELTRITDLKLFHNHMTIDMLTPFFDFSSDMWRLSTLFREEIFKQYAKSDKYGIIFTYVWAFNEKEDWEFVENICTIFSSQGADIYFVELEANVEERLKRNKTPNRLEQKPTKRNIKQSEENLLSSLDIHRLNSEQGEIKHENYLRIDNTNLNGDEVARMIKEEFVL
- a CDS encoding multinuclear nonheme iron-dependent oxidase, giving the protein MKLAVNYSVEAERLVRDSVIDIDYFKCPDFSNELIENAEKTNPCYIHFGLNAGDGQMDKVNWKNVKELREQSNTPYINVHAVAYAKDYPNTDIFSSSPSLVNRIVDAAVKDIEIVAEKVGIENVIMENIVCRGQGENTMQAIIDPAIISEIVDQTGCGLLLDTAHAQLTSKCLGYDVKEYISQFPVKQLKELHITGIQADEKGRLRDSMPMTKDDWELARWVMQRVKDGDWPEPWVVSLEYGGVGPKFEWRSDQDVLIEQVPMLCDLVK
- a CDS encoding protein kinase domain-containing protein — its product is MNECITLDKVSFDLKEIHNFDWLTAIGEVFAVFDEQDSGNICFGIEQDGVKRFVKYAGARTKEYSGLPEDAVTRLRDSIATYENLQHKHLVKLIDYFEVEQGYALVFDWFDGECLHSPWSFPPPDKYSHPDSPYFRFKQLPVKQRLAAFQNILAFHVFVEKQQYVAVDFYDGSILYDFENNVTKICDIDLYKQKPFTNNMGRLWGSSRFMSPEEFEMGAAIDERTNVFNMGAVAFGLLGGEQNRSLSKWEASQELYDVAWKAVNPARAERYTTVEELYNAWQLTSASRND
- a CDS encoding SRPBCC family protein, which produces MPVIIHHQFIETSVERCFDLARNVDIHTQTTLKTKERAVGGVTEGLLEQGDTVTWEAVHFGVKQRLTAKVTVIERPHQFVDVMVKGIFHSFTHTHEFIEKEDGAVMIDRFQYKSSLGFIGVLADKLFLEKYMRRFIATRARALKKIAECSNM
- a CDS encoding NUDIX hydrolase, which codes for MDYIKHVRSMVGNEKILMVVAGAIVFDEEGSVLLQQRSDNGQWGLPGGFMELGESVQDAAKREVYEETGLQLGEMELFAIYSGPQYDKTFSNGDQVSPVLISFICKRYSGELISSNSESLQNKFFSLQELPDNIFTEHRMIINDILSDKRLPIIG
- a CDS encoding HAD-IIIA family hydrolase encodes the protein MNNLKEIKAVFLDRDGTIGGDDTVHYPGKFKLFPFAQDVIGNLKENGIKVFSFTNQPGISAGKAATEDFVEELIAFGFDDIFICPHHPSKGCFCRKPNTGMLQMATEKYNLPLENCVVIGDRWSDMLAASKVGCVKILVKTGAGHAALNEHFDKIKDIELEYIAEDLEDAVDWLYQEHKRT
- a CDS encoding NUDIX hydrolase, with translation MRKWFGASGVCINEENKLLMVLQGKPEEVKKWSVPSGGLEIEESFEECCKREVSEETGFIVEIADKLQVKKGENKEIGIAVEVHYYLVSIVGGERMIQDPYHLIYDIDWKSIEDLKKLDLSFPEDRDFLIDCIQRFRAGKGLHLRS